A region of the Cucurbita pepo subsp. pepo cultivar mu-cu-16 unplaced genomic scaffold, ASM280686v2 Cp4.1_scaffold000623, whole genome shotgun sequence genome:
TCGCAGTTGTGAAGAGGGTGACAGGGAGCAAGGATGGACAGGGATGGCTTGCAGACAACATAAATTATGCTAGGTTAGATTGTTTCTATGGGCTTCTAGCTACACTGAGTGCCATAAATTTTGTAGCATTTTTAGTCTGTGCAATATGGTATAAGCCACAGAAACCCAAACAAGTTCTAGCGATGGAAACTACTACAAATGAGGGATCTGCTGCTGAGAAATGCTAGTCAACTAAGCTAGATTTTGGGTTTGTTCAGCTTTTTCTTGTATTGCACATTACTCCAGAGCGTGGATTGATAATGATTGGCAAAGGAAAGAGTGGGCATAAATAAGAGCTCTTCATTGACCAGGGATCATTTTATAAGGATAAGAAGATCCCAATTTCAATGGATATTCTCATGTTGAATTTGCTAAAGCTGAACTCTTTCTTGATCTCTTTTAAATCCCCATTCCCAAATCACTATTTTCATTTCGATACTCTATAAGGCAATCCTGAGCCTAATCCTTTTTCcggaaacaaaaaaagggtAGGTGCAGAGACTTAGTGGAAGCTGTTCTAATGCCTATAAGCATATGATGTAAGAGCATAACAGTGTTGCACTTAAAATCAGCGTGGTGCCTTGGGAACGGGGGGTGTTCTTCTAGAAATGGGcctcaaaacaaaaccaaaagatCATAAATAATAGTAGATATTAGTTAAACATTTTGGTGGAAGCTCAATCCCATAAACATCCACAACAGTTCATTCTCCAGTCAAAGAAATAGATTCTGTACTACAACATTAGGCACTAAAATCAACCCCATCAACCCCATCAACCCCATAATAAATAGATGAAaccaaaagaaataatatatctaaGAACGCATACCTAACCCAAAACTCCAAAACTTAGTTGAGATATGAATTCGATTTTCGCAGCTACTTTTCAACACCATCGAAATGTTCTCTTCTGCACAACTCCTCGTAAAGGCTCAAGCCTGTCAGTCGCCTACTTTTGACTATCAATCTTcctttcattcccttctctttCCTCCAACAACCTACCAGCTTCCTCGTCTGCTTGCTGAGCCTTTTTCTGACCCTCAGCGGCTTTGAGTGCCTGCAACTTCGAATGGTTGTAATACGCAACTCCTAAGAAGGCGAGCCCATAACCGAACAAATTAATGGCTGTCACCGTATCCTTAATCACAGACCAGGAGAATGCGATCAATAACCAATCCTTCACTACTCCAGCAACATTCATAGTCAAAGCAGATGTCTTGCCGACCAGTAAAAACACCGCAAGATTCAAAGCAAAAGCACATAATGAATTGGTACCAAAAATCACGAAATCCAAATGGAAGCTCGAATTATCCCTCAACAAAGGGTACTCCATTATTAACCAAGGGACAGATAAGAAAACCAAGCAACACGGAGCCACGTAGTAAAGCGACGTGATGGGATTCAGCGAAATACCCTTGGAATTCAACAAAATCTGGATCATCACCAATCGAGTCGCCTCGAACGCGACCGCCAACAGCTGCAAAGTCACACCCTTGGAATTAAATTTCGCCTCTCCATACGCAGCGACCGCAACACCAAGCGAGATCGAAACCATATTAGCCATAGTATCAGACTTAAACTTGTCCTTCTTAAGCGTAACTCCGATCGAGTACACAGCGACAGGCATCAGAGCCTTGAGCATCTGTATAAAAGAAACCGATAGATAGATATACGCTGAATTAGAAAACCAGAGGGAAAGCGAATACAGAGCTCCGATCGGAACCACGGATTTGAAGTAGAGCTCGCGGGACATCGACACAGGCTCCACAACTTTAAAGACGCTGACGAGAAGATACGCGATGGAGGAACAAAAGGCCATATGGATCATGGTGAGAGAGATCGGAAAGGGCCAATTGTACATCTTTTGATCCAGAATGAACTTGTTGTAGACGATGACAGAGAAGCTGAGGAAGATCCATATCGCGACGTATGAGTACGAGAGGAGGACTTTCTTCAGAACATTCTCGGAGATGGCTCCGCCTTTCCCCATTTCCGACCAAACTGAAGATCTCAGATCGAAAACTGAAAACGGAACttgaggaagaaaatggtgaaaCCGATGGGATTTTGACGAGAATCTCAAAGAATGGATTCACCCGGGAAAAAGGACAGTTATGGGCCGACGAAAATGGGCTTTTGCTCTTCGTTTCAACGCATGTTGGGCCTACAGAAAGCCCATTTCTGAATTGAAATTTCGTTGGGCTTTGATCTAAACTTGggttttattatgaattttaatttaagatataaaagaatttctcattattttttttttctcatttattattttatttagattatccaaaattttaaaatatttatttgtcgAGACgattttgatttatatattgACGGTaagaatttttataaacttttttttagagagGTAGAttgtattaataataattttttaaaaatttgaagggtatttattaaatttctttaaaagttattattattattttttatttttttattttaagaatattatcgATCAAACTCCTCCCTcccgaacaaagtacgcctcctcttaatcgagactTAGAATTGAAGGCGTTAGACTTCTGGTTGCTGCATTGACACAAACCCCAGAACAATTGACAACAAATAATACTCTTTTCATTGGagtgaggtcttttggggagcctaaagtaaagtcacgagaaCTTATGCTTCGTCtatcatggtatcagagtcatgtcataaacttagtcgtgtcaatagattggtaaatcctcaaacgtcgaacaaaggactccaaaagaaaaggagtcgagcctttttctttttgagtcttagtcattttttactatgccttcgaggaatctcgactccttttcttcggAGTCTtctgttcgacatttgaggatttatcaatctattgacacgactaagtttaggacatgactctgataccatggtAGACGAACTCgtatattgtccacttttaattataaattattgaacGCACAACTTTCACCATCcaaccatttttattaatttggttttattGATTTTGGGGGTAAGAGAATTCATCTCCTTCGCTTGGACAACTCACTCTCTCGCCAGAATTAGAAAGAATCCAGTTCTTCACAGATCTACCATTAATTTTCTGGAAATTTCAGCTTCTTCACAGATCTGCCATTAACTTTCTAGAAATCTCAGGTTCTTCACGGTTTATTCCAGGCTCCATTTCGATCTCCTTTAGAAGTTTTTTAGTTTGATCTCACATTTCCATGGCAAATGCCTGGAAAAGAGACAAGGCACCGAAACTCCTCTCGCCGatttctctgttcttcctcttttcattCTGCAtcctcatcattttcttcttcctattCGGTAACTCGAATCCTTCAGAGCAATCCACTCCTAGTTTCACAATCAAACCCGATTTTCCTTTCCGATCAATCTCTCCCTTCGATTGCTTCAAATGCCCTCAATCCTTCCCGGTTATCGCCAACGTTGTGGAAGGAGTTCGATATCCGTTTCTGTTTTCGATCGCGGATTTGGGGAATTTGCCCGATAAGCCCCACAAGAACATTGTCAGGATGCTGAAGGGA
Encoded here:
- the LOC111785656 gene encoding probable sugar phosphate/phosphate translocator At2g25520, with protein sequence MGKGGAISENVLKKVLLSYSYVAIWIFLSFSVIVYNKFILDQKMYNWPFPISLTMIHMAFCSSIAYLLVSVFKVVEPVSMSRELYFKSVVPIGALYSLSLWFSNSAYIYLSVSFIQMLKALMPVAVYSIGVTLKKDKFKSDTMANMVSISLGVAVAAYGEAKFNSKGVTLQLLAVAFEATRLVMIQILLNSKGISLNPITSLYYVAPCCLVFLSVPWLIMEYPLLRDNSSFHLDFVIFGTNSLCAFALNLAVFLLVGKTSALTMNVAGVVKDWLLIAFSWSVIKDTVTAINLFGYGLAFLGVAYYNHSKLQALKAAEGQKKAQQADEEAGRLLEEREGNERKIDSQK
- the LOC111785657 gene encoding uncharacterized protein LOC111785657, whose product is MANAWKRDKAPKLLSPISLFFLFSFCILIIFFFLFGNSNPSEQSTPSFTIKPDFPFRSISPFDCFKCPQSFPVIANVVEGVRYPFLFSIADLGNLPDKPHKNIVRMLKGKPFRKPDISVTIQEVLEKMKSDSRDGYVVDVGANVGMASFAAAAMGFRVLAFEPVFENLQRICDGIYLNRVGELVNVFEAAASDKLGNITVHKVLSGS